The proteins below are encoded in one region of Labeo rohita strain BAU-BD-2019 chromosome 15, IGBB_LRoh.1.0, whole genome shotgun sequence:
- the sh3bp5la gene encoding SH3-binding domain protein 5-like, a — protein sequence MDPAVLRESPAGSGAPSVEERGGNQPEEVTDDSREADGESEETEMERSKCQDDNSLHGKLNEEELDPRIQEELERLNEASEEINKMELELQEVRSSHRRIMSESVLKLKAKSSELGSCIEKARPYYEARRKAKEAQQETQKAALSFERAVSMHSAAREMVHVAEQGLTAVKTMDPTWQEMLNHATSKVNEAEEERIKSEREHMRVTQLCQEAEARVQELQKSLKRSIIKSKSYFELKAQFNDILEEHKSRILQLEERISKAKLNYSSTLRHLEQISEEIHAQREQDQTKNGPIKTCGGRSPPVGAETVNDTGTEGTACGGYPRPNDWADRKEGVANTREWVEMHQNSRWVDMGRAEVTRSGSDSLSIVSLQTIISDLEKCDSVEHLGRLSSDVSLSGEEGERDGMENVKKTLRQRTADISEEFLKQHIRSVSL from the exons ATGGATCCAGCGGTTTTGCGTGAAAGTCCTGCGGGGTCTGGAGCGCCTTCGGTGGAGGAGAGGGGAGGAAATCAGCCGGAAGAGGTGACAGATGATAGCAGGGAAGCTGATGGGGAATCCGAGGAGACAGAAATGGAGAGATCTAAATGTCAAGATGACAACTCACTGCATGGAAAGCTGAATGAGGAGGAATTAGATCCAAGAATCCAG GAGGAACTGGAGCGTCTAAATGAGGCCAGCGAGGAGATCAACAAGATGGAACTGGAACTGCAA GAGGTTCGGTCCAGCCATAGGAGGATAATGAGTGAATCTGTGCTTAAACTCAAAGCGAAAAGTTCAGAACTGGGTTCCTGCATCGAGAAGGCCAGACCATACTATGAGGCCCGAAGAAAAGCAAAAGAG GCCCAGCAGGAGACCCAGAAAGCAGCACTCAGCTTTGAAAGAGCGGTGTCAATGCACTCGGCTGCTCGAGAGATGGTCCATGTGGCTGAACAAGGCCTCACTGCAGTCAAGACAATGGATCCAACCTGGCAAGAGATGTTGAATCATGCTACCTCAAAG GTGAATGAGGCAGAGGAGGAGCGCATCAAGAGCGAACGGGAGCACATGCGTGTCACCCAGCTGTGTCAAGAGGCAGAAGCCCGTGTGCAGGAACTGCAGAAATCATTGAAGAGATCCATCATCAAATCCAAGTCTTACTTTGAGCTCAAGGCTCAGTTCAATGACATTCTAGAG GAACACAAGTCAAGAATTTTACAATTAGAGGAGCGCATTTCCAAAGCCAAGTTAAACTACTCCAGCACCCTGCGCCACCTGGAGCAAATCAGCGAGGAGATTCACGCCCAGAGGGAGCAGGACCAAACAAAGAACGGACCAATCAAAACATGCGGTGGGCGGAGCCCTCCCGTAGGAGCAGAGACAGTCAACGACACAGGTACAGAAGGCACAGCCTGCGGAGGCTACCCGAGACCAAACGATTGGGCGGATAGAAAAGAGGGCGTGGCTAATACCAGAGAGTGGGTGGAGATGCATCAAAACTCCAGGTGGGTGGACATGGGAAGAGCAGAGGTGACCCGTTCGGGATCAGACTCTCTTTCCATCGTCAGCCTCCAGACCATCATCTCTGATCTTGAAAAGTGTGACTCGGTCGAACACCTGGGCCGCCTCAGCAGTGACGTGAGTCTCTCAGGGGAAGAAGGGGAGAGAGACGGGATGgagaatgttaaaaaaacactgcGGCAAAGAACCGCAGACATTTCAGAGGAGTTCCTCAAACAACACATAAGAAGTGTGAGTTTATGA